aatttgttttactAGGTATATTTAACATTTCCATCactaacaacaataaaaaacaatagataaatttaaaagtgaAAACTGAGATCCCACATCACTTCTTTTTCCCtgcttttccttcctttcttctTACAACTTCATCTTCATATTTGATACCCTTACCTTTGTATGGTTCCGGAGGTCTCCATTTCCTAATCGAAGCCGCAAACTGGCCGATGTCAGACTTGTTATAACCACTGACTGTGATTTTAGTGTTTTCTTCCACCTTCACTTTGAGTCCATCAGGGATTGTCATCTTGACAGGATGAGAAAATCCAAGATTCAAAACTACATCATTTCCTTCTACCATAGCACGATAACCGACACCAATAAGTTGAAGTTTCTTTTCGAAACCTTTAGATACTCCAACCACCAAGTTATCCGTAAGCGTCCTAATATTATTTGCACAACACATAACAGTCAAATATGAAAACATAGACAAATAAGAGACATAAACTAGAATTGATATTTGCATCAAGAAATACTGTGCGGCACTACTGAAGTTTCGTCTATCTAATGGAGCAAGAAAATAACAATAGCATTGTGCAAGCCAAGAGTTTCAATTCCCACTAGAACAAAAAAAAGGTAAGCTCAACAATGGATACTACTGGGTTGGGCCTAAGCCCAACAATGGACTGAACAGAGAAGAAAATTGCTCATCGGCCCAAAATGACACTACCGGAAGCTAACTTCCGGTAAAATGCCGAAAGGGGGGATGAGCATTTGCCAACAGAGAATTTGTTACAATTGCTGATGTGGCCAGTTGATTTCAAGCAGCGAACGTAGGTATATGGAAAGAGACAGTAAGGGGAAAATCATTAGGTGGTTCATGTTTTCCGAATCAATCAATAATACTGTTTTCTGTTTCAAATTCAATGGAGCCTACAAATATGATTAGTTAAATccatttctttctctttttggaAAACTTCTAAATAGCTTTATGTTGTAGAAAATGCTAGGAAAATAACATGCACTTGCACCGCGAGGATTCCAATAACCAAGAACTATTGGGAATCACAGGCATTAAATACTTGGCATTCAAACACAACATTCTTTCTCAATCAGTACCAATTCCGAAAAAACATAGGTACCTAAAGTGGTTTTTAGAATCCtaatcaaacacaaaaatataatcAGATAAgtttcacaataaaaaaaaaaacttacaaggGATAGAATCAACATTTAAACTTCGCTAAATAGAAACTATCATAAAAACCCTGAATTATCATGATTAAAACCATAAAGCTTGAATAATTTGTCATGGCTCAAGAAGGCAACACCAACAAATGAATCAAAGGTTATAAATTTACAACTATCATTATGCCATGGGCATTGGCAACATCTCTTGTTCCATGTCATGAAACACAATATTAAGACTTAAAAAACTTGTAAATCCCAATTTAAAATGATCACTAAAGTAAAGTACCTGAAAAGCCCGTGCATTTGATTCGCCCTTCTGGTTTCGACTGCCTTACTGACCTTTAAAATCCCTTCATCTTGCCTCTCAACCTTAACTTCTCGAGGATAAGTTAACGAAAGTTCTCCCAAAGGACCTTTCACTTGTATATCCTGCCCTTCCAATTTGATTGTAACATTGGACGGAACAGGAATCGGTTGCTTCCCAATTCGTGACTCCTTACACTCTGTAGTCTTTCTAAAGACACCAACACGAGTAGCAGGAGCACTTGAAACTCTGAGCTTACTTCTCTCGCCCAAGTAAACAGACTTAAAATTGCTGAAATATGAATGAAAACAAATGATTAAAGAGAGATTTGtcgattttataaaatatctactTTGAAACTTACAGATTTTAGTCAACTAAGAAATTGTATCaatcatataaaattatgaatacattaaaagaagaataaagaaaataaagaaccaAGAGTGGGTGAAAAAATAAGTACACTTCATAGCCTTGAGGTCaacgttaaaaaaaaatgcaattttgaGAAATGAAGTTCAACATTCTACTATAACATAGTACAAGCCTCACATCAAATTCTTTGAATAAAAGAAACCGAGAA
This region of Cicer arietinum cultivar CDC Frontier isolate Library 1 chromosome 8, Cicar.CDCFrontier_v2.0, whole genome shotgun sequence genomic DNA includes:
- the LOC101506719 gene encoding large ribosomal subunit protein uL6c codes for the protein MASSVTSSFQISNFKSVYLGERSKLRVSSAPATRVGVFRKTTECKESRIGKQPIPVPSNVTIKLEGQDIQVKGPLGELSLTYPREVKVERQDEGILKVSKAVETRRANQMHGLFRTLTDNLVVGVSKGFEKKLQLIGVGYRAMVEGNDVVLNLGFSHPVKMTIPDGLKVKVEENTKITVSGYNKSDIGQFAASIRKWRPPEPYKGKGIKYEDEVVRRKEGKAGKKK